The proteins below are encoded in one region of Paraburkholderia aromaticivorans:
- a CDS encoding antibiotic biosynthesis monooxygenase family protein — translation MYIAMNRFKVTPGSEAAFEHLWTTRDTHLKEVPGFVEFHLLKGPQKDDHVLYSSHTIWKDYASFEAWTKSDAFRAAHRNAGGDNRVLYLGHPEFEGFEVIQTVK, via the coding sequence ATGTACATTGCCATGAACCGTTTTAAAGTGACGCCCGGATCCGAAGCCGCCTTCGAACATCTGTGGACCACGCGCGATACGCATCTGAAAGAGGTGCCGGGTTTCGTGGAATTTCATCTTCTGAAGGGTCCGCAGAAGGACGATCACGTTCTCTATTCCAGCCATACGATCTGGAAGGACTACGCGTCCTTCGAAGCGTGGACGAAATCCGATGCCTTTCGCGCCGCGCATCGCAACGCAGGCGGCGACAACCGCGTGCTCTATCTCGGGCATCCGGAATTCGAAGGCTTCGAAGTCATTCAGACCGTCAAATGA
- a CDS encoding zinc-dependent alcohol dehydrogenase family protein: MKAVKIGSPATVANLQVVDIADPGQPAAGQIRVRIHANSLNFHDYGVVSGNLPAEAGRIPMADGAGVVEAVGAGVSEFKAGDHVVSCFFPFWENGPPAIADFTTTPGDGVDGYAREAVVLPSHYFTHAPRGYSHAESATLTTAGLTAWRALVVDGQLKAGNTVLVLGTGGVSIFALHIAKAMGASVIATSSSDAKIARLRELGADHTINYRENPEWGKQVRSLTGGRGVDHVIEVGGPGTLPQSITACRIGGHIALIGVLTGRAGPVPTVALMARQQRLQGLIVGSRQDQRDMIRALEVTGIKPVIDSTFELEKLGEAFAHEESGAHFGKICVAV, encoded by the coding sequence ATGAAAGCCGTCAAAATCGGTTCGCCCGCCACCGTCGCCAATCTCCAGGTCGTCGACATCGCCGATCCTGGTCAGCCTGCCGCGGGCCAGATTCGCGTGCGCATTCACGCGAACTCCTTGAACTTTCACGACTATGGCGTGGTGAGCGGCAATCTGCCTGCTGAAGCAGGGCGGATTCCGATGGCGGACGGCGCGGGTGTCGTCGAGGCGGTCGGCGCGGGCGTGTCGGAATTCAAGGCGGGCGATCACGTGGTGTCGTGCTTCTTCCCGTTCTGGGAAAACGGGCCGCCTGCCATCGCCGATTTCACGACCACACCCGGCGACGGCGTCGACGGCTACGCACGCGAAGCCGTCGTGCTGCCGAGCCACTACTTCACGCATGCGCCGCGCGGCTATAGCCACGCCGAGTCCGCAACGTTGACTACAGCCGGGCTGACCGCATGGCGCGCGCTCGTCGTGGACGGCCAGTTGAAGGCCGGCAACACGGTGCTCGTGCTCGGCACCGGCGGCGTGTCGATTTTCGCCTTGCACATCGCCAAAGCGATGGGCGCTTCGGTGATTGCGACGTCTTCATCGGACGCGAAGATCGCCAGGCTTCGCGAACTCGGAGCCGACCACACGATCAACTATCGCGAGAATCCGGAATGGGGCAAGCAGGTCCGCTCGCTGACCGGCGGGCGCGGTGTCGATCATGTGATCGAAGTGGGCGGGCCGGGGACTTTGCCGCAGTCGATCACCGCATGCCGGATCGGCGGTCATATCGCGCTGATCGGTGTGTTGACCGGGCGGGCGGGGCCGGTGCCGACCGTGGCGCTGATGGCGAGGCAGCAGCGCTTGCAAGGCTTGATCGTCGGCAGCCGTCAGGATCAGCGCGATATGATCCGGGCACTTGAAGTGACCGGCATCAAGCCGGTGATCGACAGCACGTTC